One segment of Drosophila mauritiana strain mau12 chromosome 3R, ASM438214v1, whole genome shotgun sequence DNA contains the following:
- the LOC117145438 gene encoding mediator of RNA polymerase II transcription subunit 27 translates to MDKLNSTLTAVKNLRSNVRLCFEHLADGTDGEGVEESRNKFVNDFQERFAAINSQLREVEQLINGLPVPPTPYSLGNTAYLAQETSQDRQALYPQLVNSYKWMDKVHDHSFLAFNNLNQNTLRRSYNYCSQKRQRLPFSSFNNDPDHIDKLLSEINTPPHTSYRIFRPFGTNAVTIVTISNVMKAAIVFKGVLIEWVTVKGFDEPLEHDDLWAESRYEVFRKVQDHAHSAMLHFFSPTLPDLAVKSYITWLNSHVKLFLEPCKRCGKFVVNGLPPTWRDLRTLEPFHEDCRNC, encoded by the exons ATGGATAAGTTAAATTCCACTCTAACTGCCGTCAAAAACCTGCGATCGAACGTAAGGTTGTGCTTCGAGCACCTGGCCGATGGAACCGATGGGGAGGGCGTCGAGGAGAGCCGGAATAAGTTTGTAAATGACTTCCAGGAGAGATTCGCAGCCATCAACTCGCAATTGCG TGAGGTAGAGCAGCTGATCAATGGGCTGCCGGTGCCACCAACACCCTATTCCCTCGGGAACACCGCCTACCTGGCGCAGGAAACTTCGCAGGATCGACAGGCGCTGTACCCTCAGTTGGTGAACAGCTACAAGTGGATGGACAAGGTGCACGACCACAGTTTCCTGGCCTTCAACAATCTCAACCAGAACACACTTAGGCGCTCCTACAATTACTGCTCCCAGAAGCGCCAGCGATTGCCTTTCTCGTCCTTTAACAATGATCCAGA CCACATAGATAAGCTCCTGAGTGAGATCAACACCCCTCCGCATACTTCGTACAGAATTTTCCGTCCGTTCGGCACAAACGCTGTCACCATCGTGACAATAAGTAACGTGATGAAGGCGGCTATTGTCTTCAAAGGAGTGCTCATAGAGTGGGTTACGGTTAAGGGATTCGATGAGCCGCTGGAGCATGACGACCTGTGGGCCGAGTCACGTTACGAGGTGTTCCGCAAAGTCCAGGATCACGCTCACTCAGCAATGCTGCATTTCTTTTCGCCGACGCTGCCCGATCTGGCAGTGAAAAGCTATATAACCTGGCTGAACAGCCACGTCAAACTGTTCCTCGAGCCCTGCAAGCGTTGTGGAAAATTCGTGGTTAACGGATTGCCTCCGACCTGGCGGGACCTGCGCACTCTGGAACCCTTCCACGAGGACTGCCGAAATTGCTAA
- the LOC117145434 gene encoding pre-mRNA 3' end processing protein WDR33, whose product MDLSQPPPQLLTAPSALATNFTSLPPPNMGGQHYRHYHPHHGSNKHGYNQFKPFMPGGFQRPFGMSQDDFDGKRLRKSVMRKTVDYNASIIKALENRLYQRDYRDRLALQPDSIYVPHMLPPSAYLDNPSNAVTTRFVKTATNKMRCPIFTLAWTPEGRRLVTGASSGEFTLWNGLTFNFETILQAHDISVRTMVWSHNDSWMVTGDHGGYVKYWQSNMNNVKMYQAHKEAIRGISFSPTDSKFVSGSDDGTLRIWDFMRCQEERVLRGHGADVKCVHWHPQKGMIVSGSKDNQQPIKIWDPKSGIALATLHAHKSTVMDLKWNDNGNWLVTASRDHLLKLFDIRNLREEVQVFRGHKKEASSVSWHPIHEGLFCSGGSDGSILFWNVGTDKEIGCVETAHDSIVWTLAWHPLGHILCSGSNDHTIKFWTRNRPGDLMRDKYNLNTLPASLAALDECEYDDAIIPGMGPEDRVEFTESLTADKGFIPGLDLDPNKAINDRDREKKVPYSKPIPRNFQVNWAGPRRADDPSVLSIHEELAAREAKDTTSGLNHQQISENTIEGILASGMLNGLDPQTIVGVLVYNRFIRVHPDSRLMAAIRQGAEFLNKYIDAGKLEELNDVVPVKDRSRSVSPTVEARGEMVSPPTKKSRFEPRQHNAQLVCVRELMQCKKPFLQSLVAAKAQQPNTEFVDEPPLEQRDREREREGDRDWERERGRERERDQSGGRPNPWASNAPWSNNGNPGGNGNGSNGFSNNGAESFNDRERGGQRRRRGNNNSGSGNGGGGGGGGGGGRNRGRNNNRRY is encoded by the exons ATGGACTTATCGCAACCGCCACCGCAGCTGCTCACGGCGCCCTCGGCCCTAGCCACCAACTTTACATCGCTGCCCCCGCCGAACATGGGCGGCCAGCACTACCGGCATTACCATCCGCACCATGGGTCCAACAAGCACGGCTACAACCAGTTCAAACCCTTCATGCCCGGCGGCTTCCAGCGACCCTTTGGAATGTCCCAGGACGACTTCGACGGCAAGCGACTGCGGAAAAGCGTGATGCGGAAGACAGTTGACTACAATGCGTCCATCATCAAGGCACTGGAG AACCGATTGTACCAGCGGGACTATCGGGACCGCTTGGCTTTGCAGCCGGACAGCATTTATGTGCCCCACATGCTGCCGCCCTCCGCCTACTTGGACAATCCTTCGAACGCGGTGACCACAAGGTTCGTGAAGACGGCCACCAATAAGATGCGATGTCCGATTTTCACACTGGCCTGGACGCCAGAGGGCAGACGTTTGGTAACCGGGGCCAGTTCGGGCGAGTTTACGCTATGGAACGGACTAACCTTCAATTTCGAGACCATTCTGCAG GCCCACGACATTTCTGTGCGGACGATGGTGTGGTCGCACAACGACAGCTGGATGGTGACCGGCGACCATGGCGGCTATGTTAAGTACTGGCAGTCCAACATGAACAACGTGAAGATGTACCAGGCGCACAAGGAGGCGATTAGGGGAATAAG TTTCAGTCCCACGGACAGCAAGTTCGTCAGCGGCAGCGACGACGGAACCCTGAGGATATGGGACTTCATGCGGTGCCAGGAGGAGCGAGTGCTACGAG GCCACGGAGCTGACGTCAAGTGCGTGCACTGGCATCCACAAAAGGGAATGATCGTCAGCGGTAGCAAGGACAACCAGCAACCCATCAAGATTTGGGATCCCAAGAGCGGCATTGCCCTGGCTACTCT ACACGCCCACAAATCTACAGTGATGGATTTGAAGTGGAACGACAATGGCAACTGGCTGGTCACCGCATCCAGAGATCATCTACTCAAGCTCTTCGACATTCGCAACCTGCGGGAGGAGGTTCAGGTCTTCCGTGGTCACAAGAAGGAGGCCAGCTCCGTATCCTGGCATCCCATACACGAGGGCCTCTTCTGCTCCGGCGGCTCCGATGGATCCATTTTGTTTTGGAATGTTGG TACCGACAAGGAGATTGGCTGTGTGGAGACGGCACACGACAGCATCGTTTGGACTCTGGCCTGGCATCCACTGGGCCATATTCTGTGCTCCGGCTCCAATGATCATACGATCAAATTCTGGACGAGGAACAGACCGGGAGATCTGATGAGAGACAAATACAATCTGAACACATTGCCCGCCAGCCTGGCTGCTCTGGATGAGTGTGAATACG ATGATGCAATTATACCCGGAATGGGACCCGAGGACCGGGTGGAGTTTACTGAAAGTTTAACTGCCGACAAAGGCTTTATTCCTGGCTTGGATTTGGATCCAAACAAAGCAATAAATGACCGCGATCGGGAGAAAAAGGTTCCCTACAGCAAGCCCATTCCCCGCAACTTCCAGGTGAACTGGGCAGGACCCCGGCGAGCGGACGATCCCAGCGTGCTCAGCATTCACGAGGAGCTGGCCGCCCGGGAGGCCAAGGACACCACCAGCGGACTGAACCACCAGCAAATCAGCGAGAACACAATAGAGGGCATCTTGGCCAGCGGCATGCTCAACGGCCTCGATCCACAGACCATTGTCGGCGTTCTCGTGTACAACCGGTTCATTCGCGTTCACCCGGACTCTCGCCTGATGGCGGCTATTCGTCAGGGAGCCGAGTTCCTCAACAAGTACATCGACGCTGGCAAGCTGGAGGAGCTCAACGATGTAGTCCCAGTGAAGGATAGGTCCAGATCCGTATCTCCCACAGTGGAGGCACGTGGGGAGATGGTCTCCCCGCCCACCAAGAAGTCCCGCTTCGAACCACGTCAGCATAACGCCCAGTTGGTGTGCGTTCGAGAACTGATGCAATGTAAAAAGCCCTTCCTGCAGTCACTGGTCGCGGCGAAAGCACAGCAACCCAACACGGAGTTTGTGGACGAACCGCCGCTGGAGCAAAGGGATCGGGAGCGCGAACGTGAAGGAGATCGCGACTGGGAGCGGGAGCGCGGTCGTGAACGGGAGAGAGACCAATCCGGGGGCAGGCCCAATCCCTGGGCTTCCAATGCACCCTGGTCGAACAACGGCAATCCTggtggcaatggcaatggatCCAATGGCTTCAGCAACAATGGCGCGGAAAGTTTCAACGATCGAGAACGCGGTGGCCAACGTCGCCGGCgtggcaacaacaactccGGTTCTGGCAACggcggtggtggaggaggaggcggtggcggcggccGAAATCGCGgtcgcaacaacaacagacgTTACTA
- the LOC117145440 gene encoding calcineurin B homologous protein 1, with the protein MGNKSSLFLRNEEIAQIQEETGFTPNQIERLYSRFTSLDRNDCGTLSREDLMRIPELAINPLCERIVHSFFAESNDDRVNFRQFMNVLAHFRPLRDNKQSKLNSREEKLKFAFKMYDLDDDGVISRDELLSILHMMVGANISQDQLVSIAERTILEADLCCQGKISFEDFCKALDRTDVDQKMSIRFLN; encoded by the exons ATGGGCAATAAGTCGTCGCTTTTCCTGCGGAACGAGGAAATCGCGCAAATCCAGGAGGAGACTGGCT TCACCCCCAACCAAATTGAGCGACTTTACTCGCGCTTCACCTCCTTGGATCGCAATGATTGCGGAACCTTGTCCCGGGAGGATCTGATGCGGATACCGGAACTGGCCATTAATCCGCTGTGCGAGCGGATAGTGCACTCCTTCTTCGCTGAGAGCAACGACGATCGGGTGAACTTCCGGCAGTTCATGAACGTCCTGGCCCACTTTCGCCCGCTGAGGGATAACAAGCAGAGCAAGCTCAACAGCCGGGAGGAGAAGCTGAAGTTCGCCTTCAAGATGTACGATCTGGATGACGATGGCGTGATCAGCAGAGACGAGCTGCTGTCCATCCTGCACATGATGGTCGGGGCGAACATTAGCCAGGACCAGTTGGTCAGCATCGCGGAGAGGACGATTCTGGAGGCGGACCTGTGCTGCCAGGGCAAGATCTCGTTCGAAGACTTCTGCAAAGCTCTGGACCGCACCGACGTGGATCAGAAGATGTCCATACGGTTTCTCAACTAG
- the LOC117145436 gene encoding protein transport protein Sec23A isoform X2: MTTYEEFIQQNEDRDGVRLTWNVWPSSRIEASRLVVPLACLYQPLKERPDLPPIQYEPVLCTRSNCRAILNPLCQVDYRAKLWVCNFCFQRNPFPPQYAAISEQHQPAELIPGFSTIEYTITRAPTMPPVFIFLVDTCMDEDELDALKDSLQMSLSLLPTNALVGLITFGKMIQVHELGAEGCSKSYVFRGTKDLTAKQVQDMLGIGRGAAPGPQQQHQLPGQPAGAAAPVPPAHRFLQPIGQCDAALGDLLSELQRDPWPVPQGKRYLRSTGAALSIAVGLLECTYPNTGGRIMTFVGGPCSQGPGQVVDDELKHPIRSHHDIHKDNVRFMKKAIKHYDALALRAATNGHSVDIYSCALDQTGLLEMKQLCNSTGGHMVMGDSFNSSLFKQTFQRVFARDGRNDLKMAFNATLEVKCSRELKISGGIGSCVSLNVKSPSVSDVEIGMGNTVQWKLCTLNPSSTVAYFFEVVNQHAAPIPQGGRGCIQFITQYQHPSGQRRIRVTTLARNWADATSNVHHISAGFDQEAAAVLMARMVVYRAETDEGPDILRWVDRQLIRLCQKFGEYSKDDPNSFRLSQNFSLFPQFMYHLRRSQFLQVFNNSPDETTFYRHMLMREDLTQSLIMIQPILYSYSFNGPPEPVLLDTASIQADRILLMDTFFQILIYHGETIAQWRALKYQDMPEYENFKQLLQAPVDDAQEILQTRFPMPRYIDTEHGGSQARFLLSKVNPSQTHNNMYAYGQDGGAPVLTDDVSLQLFMEHLKKLAVSTTT, encoded by the exons ATGACCACCTACGAGGAGTTCATCCAGCAGAACGAGGACCGCGACGGAGTGCGTCTGACGTGGAATGTGTGGCCCTCAAGTCGCATCGAAGCCAGTCGGCTGGTAGTGCCCCTAGCTTGTCTTTACCAGCCTTTGAAGGAGCGCCCCGACCTGCCGCCTATTCAGTATGAGCCGGTCTTGTGCACCCGCAGCAACTGCAGGGCCATCCTGAATCCACTGTGCCAGGTGGACTACCGTGCCAAGTTGTGGGTGTGCAACTTCTGTTTTCAGCGCAATCCG TTTCCCCCTCAATATGCTGCCATTTCCGAACAGCACCAACCAGCGGAGCTGATTCCGGGATTCAGCACTATTGAGTATACTATTACGCGGGCCCCCACCATGCCTCCCGTCTTCATTTTCCTGGTTGACACCTGCATGGACGAGGACGAGCTGGACGCCCTGAAGGATTCGCTGCAAATGTCGCTAAGTCTGCTGCCAACCAACGCCCTCGTGGGTCTGATAACCTTCGGAAAAATGATACAGGTGCACGAGCTGGGCGCCGAGGGCTGCTCTAAGAGCTACGTGTTTCGCGGCACCAAGGACCTGACTGCCAAGCAGGTGCAGGACATGCTCGGAATCGGGCGTGGAGCGGCTCCGGggccgcagcaacagcatcagctGCCCGGCCAGCCGGCTGGAGCGGCGGCCCCTGTGCCGCCCGCCCATCGCTTCCTGCAACCGATCGGCCAGTGCGACGCCGCGCTGGGCGATCTGCTTAGCGAGTTGCAGCGCGATCCTTGGCCGGTGCCGCAGGGCAAGCGTTACCTGCGCTCCACTGGCGCTGCTCTCTCTATTGCGGTGGGCCTGTTGGAGTGCACCTACCCCAATACGGGCGGTCGCATCATGACATTCGTGGGTGGCCCTTGCTCCCAGGGCCCCGGCCAGGTGGTCGACGACGAGCTGAAGCACCCGATTCGTTCGCATCACGACATCCACAAGGACAACGTGCGGTTTATGAAGAAGGCTATCAAACACTATGATGCCTTGGCGTTGCGGGCAGCCACCAACGGGCATAGTGTCGACATATACTCGTGTGCCCTGGATCAAACCGGCCTGCTGGAGATGAAGCAGCTATGCAACTCCACTGGCGGTCACATGGTCATGGGCGATTCGTTCAACTCATCGCTCTTCAAGCAGACATTCCAACGCGTGTTCGCACGTGATGGTCGCAACGACTTGAAGATGGCCTTCAATGCCACGCTGGAGGTGAAGTGCTCGCGCGAGCTAAAGATCTCCGGTGGGATCGGCTCGTGTGTGTCGCTGAATGTGAAGAGCCCGTCGGTGTCGGATGTGGAGATCGGCATGGGCAACACGGTGCAGTGGAAGCTGTGCACACTGAATCCCAGCTCCACCGTAGCCTACTTCTTTGAGGTGGTCAACCAGCATGCAGCCCCCATTCCGCAGGGCGGGCGTGGCTGCATACAGTTCATTACGCAGTACCAGCACCCAAGTGGACAGCGGCGAATCCGAGTTACCACACTGGCTAGAAA TTGGGCCGATGCCACCTCGAACGTGCACCACATCAGCGCCGGCTTCGATCAGGAGGCTGCCGCAGTTCTAATGGCCCGTATGGTCGTCTATCGTGCGGAGACTGACGAAGGACCCGACATTCTGCGCTGGGTCGATCGTCAGTTGATTCGTCTG TGCCAAAAGTTCGGCGAGTACTCAAAGGACGATCCCAACAGCTTCAGGCTGTCGCAAAACTTCAGCCTATTCCCGCAATTCATGTACCACCTGCGCCGCTCGCAGTTCCTGCAGGTCTTCAACAACTCGCCCGACGAGACCACATTCTATCGACACATGCTAATGCGCGAGGACCTCACCCAATCGCTGATCATGATCCAGCCTATTCTCTACAGCTACTCGTTCAACGGCCCTCCAGAACCGGTCCTCCTCGATACGGCTTCCATCCAGGCGGATCGCATCCTCCTGATGGACACGTTCTTTCAGATTCTGATTTATCACGGCGAGACCATCGCCCAGTGGCGAGCCCTCAAATACCAGGACATGCCCGAGTATGAGAACTTCAAGCAGCTGCTCCAAGCGCCGGTGGACGACGCGCAAGAGATTCTCCAGACGCGCTTCCCCATGCCGCGCTACATCGATACGGAGCACGGCGGATCCCAGGCCCGCTTCCTGCTGTCCAAGGTCAATCCCTCGCAGACGCACAACAACATGTACGCCTACGGGCAG GATGGCGGGGCTCCAGTGCTCACGGATGACGTTTCGCTGCAGCTGTTCATGGAGCACCTCAAGAAGCTGGCTGTGTCCACCACCACATAA
- the LOC117145437 gene encoding gametogenetin-binding protein 2-like yields the protein MARLTKVYNTDDDDSGYVGRRNLPLVAGDKLMMLMDLNSKGLVIDSPLIRGRDLEEFSRKFKLLTEAERRQSLEIDSASFMEVLNQCVQCVGCRRRVERLFHQLTETGHRTLDPLELRPTATLGIVEEKLKTPQALGTLLYRHHEVLNNLLDNKLRNKTRCVLHSLDAFRAKPFSETWREVWSAMKSNCRNELTIIETKELHDVLENYLKKHKFCSGCRTKIERAYKILIGEISSKEKGYAAQLYAHIRKCVPDQHIHVTTNKIEFLDALIKRAEPEVNGSYSKLRERHAKTLEIAQEEVLTCVGMIMYERLRRIYVSLREEERACQVLAAVGVHALCRSFDTFVEQKQGISNLELLYQEISRAERAKQIKREQKKLKKKKKKDEKKNLLHRQCENTEANESDEEEEELRNEELDLEEESQVQHEELSDPGADDGIVIEAPHPEPEPELTSKPTKSKPKKQSKKKKQKKAASAKMGSQKQMQATAGVQPLDADHDQLDVASCISSSIAKTVGDKCEECLASMPNCPCEQDVRDSGYGSDPHSHAGSRTSSAISSPEGSEVSCSDGLCNHDVHDEDSDDFLFYSHQSQLDHKFSLLQMWDDFDEYDDKDEEIYYIPQEVVTAFKCHREQVQRKREELRAKLRANFERLCVQHGVQTQVQKSKRAPSALVGQ from the exons ATGGCCAGACTCACAAAGGTCTACAACACGGACGACGACGACTCCGGTTACGTTGGCCGCAGAAATTTGCCCCTGGTGGCTGGCGATAAGTTAATG ATGCTCATGGACCTGAACAGCAAAGGACTAGTGATCGACAGTCCGCTGATCCGTGGACGTGACCTGGAGGAGTTTTCACGCAAATTCAAACTGCTCACAGAGGCCGAGCGCCGGCAATCGCTGGAGATCGACAGTGCCAGTTTCATGGAAGTCCTCAATCAGTGCGTCCAGTGCGTCGGGTGTCGTAGACGCGTAGAGCGGTTGTTTCATCAACTAACCGAGACGGGACACCGAACACTCGATCCGCTGGAACTGCGCCCCACTGCCACCCTGGGCATTGTGGAGGAGAAGCTTAAGACCCCGCAGGCACTTGGAACGCTGCTCTACCGGCACCATGAGGTTCTTAATAACCTGCTGGACAACAAACTGCGGAACAAGACGCGCTGCGTTCTCCATTCGCTGGACGCCTTTCGTGCCAAACCCTTTTCGGAGACCTGGCGAGAGGTGTGGTCCGCCATGAAGAGTAACTGCCGCAACGAGTTAACCATCATCGAGACAAAGGAATTGCACGACGTACTGGAGAACTACCTGAAGAAGCACAAGTTTTGCTCTGGCTGCCGTACAAAG ATTGAGCGCGCCTACAAAATACTCATTGGTGAAATATCGTCCAAGGAGAAGGGCTATGCGGCCCAGTTGTACGCTCATATTCGGAAGTGCGTGCCCGACCAGCACATCCACGTGACGACAAACAAGATAGAGTTCCTGGACGCGCTGATCAAGCGGGCCGAGCCCGAGGTGAACGGTAGCTACTCAAAACTGCGCGAGCGCCACGCTAAGACGCTGGAGATTGCCCAGGAAGAGGTGCTGACCTGCGTGGGCATGATTATGTACGAACGGCTGCGTCGCATCTACGTCAGTCTGCGGGAGGAGGAGCGCGCATGCCAGGTGCTGGCCGCTGTGGGTGTCCACGCCCTTTGCCGCAGCTTTGACACGTTCGTGGAGCAGAAGCAGGGAATCAGCAATCTGGAGCTACTGTACCAGGAGATCAGCCGGGCGGAGAGGGCCAAGCAGATCAAGCGGGAGCAGAAGAAGctcaagaagaagaagaagaaggacgAGAAGAAGAACTTGCTGCACAGGCAATGCGAGAATACCGAGGCCAACGAGTCCGACGAGGAGGAAGAGGAGTTGCGGAATGAGGAGCTAGACCTGGAGGAGGAGAGTCAGGTGCAGCATGAGGAACTAAGCGATCCAGGTGCGGACGATGGCATTGTTATAGAGGCACCTCACCCGGAGCCCGAACCCGAGCTAACGTCCAAGCCAACGAAATCGAAACCGAAGAAGCAATCGAAGAAAAAGAAGCAGAAGAAAGCGGCCTCCGCAAAGATGGGTAGCCAAAAGCAGATGCAGGCCACGGCTGGGGTCCAGCCGTTGGATGCTGATCACGATCAACTCGACGTGGCCAGTTGCATTTCGTCAAGCATCGCCAAAACGGTTGGTGATAAGTGCGAGGAGTGCCTGGCGTCCATGCCTAACTGCCCGTGCGAGCAGGATGTGCGCGATTCTGGATACGGCAGCGATCCCCATTCGCATGCCGGCTCTCGGACATCTAGCGCGATTTCATCACCAGAAGGCTCGGAAGTGTCCTGCTCGGATGGGCTGTGTAATCACGACGTCCACGACGAGGACTCAGACGACTTTCTCTTCTACAGTCACCAGTCGCAGTTGGATCACAAGTTTTCATTGTTGCAGATGTGG GACGACTTCGACGAATACGACGACAAAGACGAGGAGATCTATTACATTCCCCAGGAGGTGGTTACGGCCTTCAAGTGCCACCGGGAGCAAGTGCAGCGAAAGCGAGAGGAGCTCCGCGCAAAGCTGCGTGCCAACTTCGAGCGGCTGTGCGTACAGCACGGCGTTCAGACGCAGGTGCAGAAATCGAAGCGGGCGCCTTCTGCACTGGTTGGCCAATGA
- the LOC117145436 gene encoding protein transport protein Sec23A isoform X1, whose product MTTYEEFIQQNEDRDGVRLTWNVWPSSRIEASRLVVPLACLYQPLKERPDLPPIQYEPVLCTRSNCRAILNPLCQVDYRAKLWVCNFCFQRNPFPPQYAAISEQHQPAELIPGFSTIEYTITRAPTMPPVFIFLVDTCMDEDELDALKDSLQMSLSLLPTNALVGLITFGKMIQVHELGAEGCSKSYVFRGTKDLTAKQVQDMLGIGRGAAPGPQQQHQLPGQPAGAAAPVPPAHRFLQPIGQCDAALGDLLSELQRDPWPVPQGKRYLRSTGAALSIAVGLLECTYPNTGGRIMTFVGGPCSQGPGQVVDDELKHPIRSHHDIHKDNVRFMKKAIKHYDALALRAATNGHSVDIYSCALDQTGLLEMKQLCNSTGGHMVMGDSFNSSLFKQTFQRVFARDGRNDLKMAFNATLEVKCSRELKISGGIGSCVSLNVKSPSVSDVEIGMGNTVQWKLCTLNPSSTVAYFFEVVNQHAAPIPQGGRGCIQFITQYQHPSGQRRIRVTTLARNWADATSNVHHISAGFDQEAAAVLMARMVVYRAETDEGPDILRWVDRQLIRLCQKFGEYSKDDPNSFRLSQNFSLFPQFMYHLRRSQFLQVFNNSPDETTFYRHMLMREDLTQSLIMIQPILYSYSFNGPPEPVLLDTASIQADRILLMDTFFQILIYHGETIAQWRALKYQDMPEYENFKQLLQAPVDDAQEILQTRFPMPRYIDTEHGGSQARFLLSKVNPSQTHNNMYAYGQAPIGQVTDGGAPVLTDDVSLQLFMEHLKKLAVSTTT is encoded by the exons ATGACCACCTACGAGGAGTTCATCCAGCAGAACGAGGACCGCGACGGAGTGCGTCTGACGTGGAATGTGTGGCCCTCAAGTCGCATCGAAGCCAGTCGGCTGGTAGTGCCCCTAGCTTGTCTTTACCAGCCTTTGAAGGAGCGCCCCGACCTGCCGCCTATTCAGTATGAGCCGGTCTTGTGCACCCGCAGCAACTGCAGGGCCATCCTGAATCCACTGTGCCAGGTGGACTACCGTGCCAAGTTGTGGGTGTGCAACTTCTGTTTTCAGCGCAATCCG TTTCCCCCTCAATATGCTGCCATTTCCGAACAGCACCAACCAGCGGAGCTGATTCCGGGATTCAGCACTATTGAGTATACTATTACGCGGGCCCCCACCATGCCTCCCGTCTTCATTTTCCTGGTTGACACCTGCATGGACGAGGACGAGCTGGACGCCCTGAAGGATTCGCTGCAAATGTCGCTAAGTCTGCTGCCAACCAACGCCCTCGTGGGTCTGATAACCTTCGGAAAAATGATACAGGTGCACGAGCTGGGCGCCGAGGGCTGCTCTAAGAGCTACGTGTTTCGCGGCACCAAGGACCTGACTGCCAAGCAGGTGCAGGACATGCTCGGAATCGGGCGTGGAGCGGCTCCGGggccgcagcaacagcatcagctGCCCGGCCAGCCGGCTGGAGCGGCGGCCCCTGTGCCGCCCGCCCATCGCTTCCTGCAACCGATCGGCCAGTGCGACGCCGCGCTGGGCGATCTGCTTAGCGAGTTGCAGCGCGATCCTTGGCCGGTGCCGCAGGGCAAGCGTTACCTGCGCTCCACTGGCGCTGCTCTCTCTATTGCGGTGGGCCTGTTGGAGTGCACCTACCCCAATACGGGCGGTCGCATCATGACATTCGTGGGTGGCCCTTGCTCCCAGGGCCCCGGCCAGGTGGTCGACGACGAGCTGAAGCACCCGATTCGTTCGCATCACGACATCCACAAGGACAACGTGCGGTTTATGAAGAAGGCTATCAAACACTATGATGCCTTGGCGTTGCGGGCAGCCACCAACGGGCATAGTGTCGACATATACTCGTGTGCCCTGGATCAAACCGGCCTGCTGGAGATGAAGCAGCTATGCAACTCCACTGGCGGTCACATGGTCATGGGCGATTCGTTCAACTCATCGCTCTTCAAGCAGACATTCCAACGCGTGTTCGCACGTGATGGTCGCAACGACTTGAAGATGGCCTTCAATGCCACGCTGGAGGTGAAGTGCTCGCGCGAGCTAAAGATCTCCGGTGGGATCGGCTCGTGTGTGTCGCTGAATGTGAAGAGCCCGTCGGTGTCGGATGTGGAGATCGGCATGGGCAACACGGTGCAGTGGAAGCTGTGCACACTGAATCCCAGCTCCACCGTAGCCTACTTCTTTGAGGTGGTCAACCAGCATGCAGCCCCCATTCCGCAGGGCGGGCGTGGCTGCATACAGTTCATTACGCAGTACCAGCACCCAAGTGGACAGCGGCGAATCCGAGTTACCACACTGGCTAGAAA TTGGGCCGATGCCACCTCGAACGTGCACCACATCAGCGCCGGCTTCGATCAGGAGGCTGCCGCAGTTCTAATGGCCCGTATGGTCGTCTATCGTGCGGAGACTGACGAAGGACCCGACATTCTGCGCTGGGTCGATCGTCAGTTGATTCGTCTG TGCCAAAAGTTCGGCGAGTACTCAAAGGACGATCCCAACAGCTTCAGGCTGTCGCAAAACTTCAGCCTATTCCCGCAATTCATGTACCACCTGCGCCGCTCGCAGTTCCTGCAGGTCTTCAACAACTCGCCCGACGAGACCACATTCTATCGACACATGCTAATGCGCGAGGACCTCACCCAATCGCTGATCATGATCCAGCCTATTCTCTACAGCTACTCGTTCAACGGCCCTCCAGAACCGGTCCTCCTCGATACGGCTTCCATCCAGGCGGATCGCATCCTCCTGATGGACACGTTCTTTCAGATTCTGATTTATCACGGCGAGACCATCGCCCAGTGGCGAGCCCTCAAATACCAGGACATGCCCGAGTATGAGAACTTCAAGCAGCTGCTCCAAGCGCCGGTGGACGACGCGCAAGAGATTCTCCAGACGCGCTTCCCCATGCCGCGCTACATCGATACGGAGCACGGCGGATCCCAGGCCCGCTTCCTGCTGTCCAAGGTCAATCCCTCGCAGACGCACAACAACATGTACGCCTACGGGCAG GCGCCCATTGGTCAAGTCACG GATGGCGGGGCTCCAGTGCTCACGGATGACGTTTCGCTGCAGCTGTTCATGGAGCACCTCAAGAAGCTGGCTGTGTCCACCACCACATAA